Proteins from one Pseudomonas grandcourensis genomic window:
- a CDS encoding 7TM diverse intracellular signaling domain-containing protein encodes MRYLLMLLLCLPLLANAVEFDEFTQSLPLGRILQVYEDAGGQATIADIRAQAAAGNFKPHHKDTLNAGYSRSVFWLKIDLHYRPANPAAQRTWLLELAYPPLDHLDLYLPDAAGNYQLVSQTGDALPFASREIRQNNYLFDLTFKPDQAETVFMRLQSEGSIQAPVTLWSSTAYLEEQPVRLYVLGLIYGVLLGMLVYNLFIYLSVRDTSYLYYIFYIASFGLYQLSVNGAAVQYFWPDNPWWANAATPFFIGCAGLFGSQFARSFLQMATHSRWLDRLLLALVGFGALVVGLSLMTSYALALRLATALALTFTVVIFAAGIFAWLRGLRVARYFIIAWSAFLLGGIVNTLMVLGYLPNVFLTMYSSQIGSAIEVALLSLALADRINAMREQQAQTLFDASQKLEVLNQQLARSNKLKDEFLATLTHELRTPMNGVIGSLELMQTVEMDPELEQYQQTASGSARDMMRMVNGILTLTELQAGKLKASADTFSLRGVVEALRTQFEGNASGKSLDFKVEVAPGVPDRLRGDNVKIAQCLECLLDNAIKFTKVGGLALRVTGKTIEPDRLALTFAVIDTGIGFTDLGEATMYQRFFQLDGSMTREYGGLGVGLAICRQLVELLGGRLTHRSEPGRGSRFQLDVEVGLPVAERPVTPLMTRDFPRLRLPQDCAVLLVDENDISQLVMRGMLLKLGFRVRTADSVDAALDLLQREVFDAALVDCQLPLLNGESVCCRIRALPGYAELPLFLIALGCDRERCPTGAVIDHLNKPVKFEDLQAALYRRVLCSQQGESADS; translated from the coding sequence ATGCGCTATTTGTTGATGTTGCTGTTGTGTTTGCCCCTCCTGGCGAACGCCGTCGAGTTCGATGAGTTCACTCAAAGCCTTCCCTTGGGCCGAATCCTGCAGGTCTATGAGGACGCAGGTGGTCAGGCGACCATCGCGGATATCCGTGCGCAAGCTGCGGCCGGCAACTTCAAACCACACCACAAGGACACGCTCAACGCCGGGTACTCGCGTTCCGTGTTCTGGTTGAAAATCGACCTGCATTACCGTCCGGCCAACCCGGCGGCGCAAAGGACCTGGCTGCTGGAACTGGCCTATCCGCCCCTCGATCATCTCGATCTCTATTTGCCCGATGCGGCCGGCAACTATCAGTTGGTCAGTCAGACCGGCGATGCCTTGCCCTTCGCCAGCCGCGAGATTCGTCAGAACAACTATCTGTTCGACCTGACGTTCAAGCCGGATCAGGCCGAAACCGTTTTCATGCGCTTGCAAAGCGAAGGCTCGATTCAGGCGCCGGTCACCTTGTGGTCGAGCACCGCCTACCTCGAAGAGCAGCCCGTGCGCCTCTACGTACTGGGGCTGATCTATGGCGTGCTGCTGGGGATGCTGGTCTACAACCTGTTCATCTACCTCAGCGTGCGCGACACCAGTTACCTCTACTACATCTTCTATATCGCCTCGTTCGGTTTGTATCAGCTGTCGGTAAACGGTGCGGCCGTGCAGTATTTCTGGCCGGACAATCCGTGGTGGGCCAACGCCGCGACGCCGTTTTTCATCGGCTGTGCGGGGCTGTTCGGCAGTCAGTTCGCCCGCAGTTTCCTGCAAATGGCTACCCACAGTCGCTGGCTCGACCGCCTGTTGCTGGCGCTGGTTGGCTTCGGTGCGCTGGTGGTCGGCCTGTCGTTGATGACCAGCTATGCCCTGGCCTTGCGCCTGGCCACGGCCCTGGCGCTGACGTTCACCGTGGTGATTTTTGCCGCCGGGATCTTTGCCTGGCTGCGGGGCCTGCGAGTAGCGCGGTATTTCATCATTGCCTGGTCGGCGTTTTTGCTCGGTGGCATCGTCAATACACTGATGGTGCTGGGCTACCTGCCGAATGTGTTCCTGACCATGTACTCCAGCCAGATCGGCTCGGCCATCGAAGTGGCGCTGCTGTCCCTGGCGCTGGCCGATCGCATCAATGCCATGCGCGAGCAGCAGGCGCAAACCCTGTTCGACGCCAGCCAGAAGCTTGAAGTCCTCAACCAGCAACTGGCTCGCAGTAACAAGCTCAAGGACGAGTTCCTTGCCACCCTGACCCACGAATTGCGCACGCCCATGAACGGTGTGATCGGTTCGCTGGAGCTGATGCAGACGGTCGAGATGGACCCGGAGCTTGAGCAGTACCAGCAGACGGCTTCGGGGTCGGCGCGGGACATGATGCGCATGGTCAACGGCATCCTCACCCTCACCGAATTGCAGGCCGGCAAACTCAAGGCCTCGGCCGACACCTTCAGCTTGCGTGGCGTGGTCGAGGCTCTGCGCACGCAGTTCGAGGGCAACGCATCGGGCAAGTCGCTGGATTTCAAGGTCGAAGTCGCGCCAGGTGTGCCGGATCGCTTGCGCGGCGATAACGTCAAGATCGCGCAGTGCCTGGAATGCCTGCTGGATAACGCCATCAAGTTCACCAAGGTCGGCGGTCTGGCCCTGCGGGTGACCGGCAAGACCATCGAACCCGACCGGCTGGCCTTGACCTTTGCGGTGATCGACACCGGCATTGGTTTCACCGATTTGGGGGAGGCCACGATGTATCAACGGTTCTTCCAGCTCGATGGCTCGATGACCCGTGAATACGGCGGCCTGGGGGTTGGCCTGGCGATTTGCCGACAGTTGGTCGAATTGCTCGGCGGGCGCCTGACTCATCGCTCCGAGCCAGGACGCGGCAGCCGGTTTCAGCTGGATGTGGAAGTCGGTCTGCCGGTGGCCGAGCGTCCGGTGACGCCGTTGATGACCCGGGATTTTCCGCGCCTGCGCTTGCCTCAGGATTGTGCCGTGTTGTTGGTGGATGAAAACGACATCAGCCAGTTGGTGATGCGCGGCATGTTGCTCAAGTTGGGCTTTCGCGTGCGTACGGCCGACAGCGTCGATGCCGCGCTCGATCTCTTGCAGCGCGAAGTGTTTGACGCGGCGCTGGTCGATTGTCAGTTGCCGCTGCTGAACGGTGAGTCGGTGTGCTGCCGGATCCGCGCGTTACCCGGTTATGCCGAGCTGCCGTTGTTCTTGATTGCCCTGGGCTGTGACCGTGAGCGCTGCCCGACCGGCGCGGTGATTGATCACTTGAACAAACCGGTGAAATTCGAAGACTTGCAGGCCGCCCTCTACCGCCGTGTGCTCTGTTCGCAACAGGGCGAAAGCGCCGACAGTTAG